The following proteins come from a genomic window of Hydractinia symbiolongicarpus strain clone_291-10 chromosome 2, HSymV2.1, whole genome shotgun sequence:
- the LOC130629483 gene encoding uncharacterized protein LOC130629483 isoform X2: MSACSFWMYKNKEGDMVVKFHNEDLQRVQTINMKQEEDDTMIELQGTDYREERKDNRLVLTMYRGAIHYIAQLAIALLDIDGKQKLFVVDNVNIACAHKYTNKESNFSLHTHNSDKIAAHIESIISTPLNETNIQLFCCGEVQKKSRSEYLRCSRNYVNENCTSNNEFLKEAVQFPPPMVNEEISRLAFRLKSFLSEIGQVFVIFTHYNTMDNLRLLNLNTYCDRVPDYKHRLLLLHPSQNTFVNIRYTKTTSASTIEEEFQNGEVDIKHLFSINRKFISNSTSRFINVVAAPNFRKLENIDVCASCQLLDQSILSDDAKVKRFFLNLGLTRRYPDKKIKEQYMNILGQAMCFMASRETMNTVPTIKDDIHGKISTLLLSPEQSNILFDESKKKIIVGPLGSGKSVLALNYLKHLYQCCEGNCIIYYVMWSDKTILLKAVEEFVLTFQCNRNVTVIVINAIELAKELNLSKLPTVSQLLLNLLRKHGAMSFHFISDEVDGEMFDNQEALSLKQILEREEALQNSMIVLFLQSLEKHRRLVTSGETKNHDKYKYEETGMRVFYLNKAMRTTKKIFDFLVEFEKNISAVESVIKHPVQDSAGKKTSLQNSAATSSVVHKNSKKLLPQKIGEKGEEGKKIFKEPVDIDEIAAASNYPDVSEDIKTLTKVKCNSAQEVGHNIEGTKPILIHLNYENETEEKSIVMLALSLEYYLDRVNIKRLFFHNTVEQLITFRKVLDLIGRDYFVYNKQTEWNIIDHNNEVTNLPENEGYDLITNLEGSRGTEFCETVCCIDINDTMLRHKTLEGMSRVTERLIIVCACNIQSAATNSSTGHIIKDLLPEYLNEISVECCKNSNENYIETQVNDRKSIGYVNTNSRRFKNLMERIKKIEYKKNESDEGDFAQIIRNNFQSPTINASCIFTHDDSCTISWNDEGYGYVIEMENDRSQWQNVEGVTTHGRCVINNLVVGKTYKFRVAASNNFGESEIILSYPHFVAVTFQDIVEIIRSNDIEQLKKLLSIHPNIVHMRDEDKYTPLMWTVRYTDNTSMVEILISYGSDVWAENRWKHNSYHLAAYHDRHTILDMLCRHDVTNINRVDDYNFTPLHYAAALGNISCVDVLLRYENIDVTIENIYGRTAYDYAGGWMNEQNREIIRRKIKEYEDEKKK; this comes from the exons ATGTCTGCTTGCAG tttttggatgtataaaaacaaagaaggAGATATGGTTGTTAAGTTTCATAATGAAGATCTTCAAAGGGTGCAAACGATTAATATGAAACAGGAAGAAGACGATACAATGATAGAATTGCAAGGAACAGATTACCGTGAAGAGAGAAAAGACAATAGACTGGTATTGACGATGTACAGAGGAGCTATACATTATATTGCACAGCTTGCCATAGCACTGCTTGATATTGACGGAAAGCAAAAATTATTTGTAGTCGACA ATGTCAACATCGCCTGTGCTCACAAGTATACCAACAAAGAAAGCAACTTTTCTCTCCATACACATAATAGTGACAAAATTGCAGCACATATCGAGTCAATTATCAGCACCCCTCTTAATGAAACTAACATTCAGCTCTTCTGCTGTGGAgaagtacaaaaaaaaagtagaaGCGAATACTTAAGATGTTCAAGAAATTATGTTAATGAAAACTGCACATCCAACAATGAGTTTCTGAAAGAAGCTGTTCAATTTCCACCACCGATGGTAAATGAAGAGATATCCAGACTTGCCTTTCGACTAAAGTCATTTCTTAGTGAAATTGGACAGGTGTTTGTGATTTTCACACATTACAATACCATGGACAATCTGagacttttaaatttaaatacttATTGTGATCGTGTTCCGGATTATAAACACAGACTTCTGCTGCTCCATCCATCTCAAAATACCTTTGTCAATATAAGATACACTAAAACTACCAGTGCGTCAACCATTGAGGAAGAATTTCAAAATGGTGAAGTAGATATTAAACATTTGTTTTCAATCAATCGAAAATTTATCTCGAATAGTACCTCCAGATTTATAAATGTGGTTGCAGCACCAAATTTCCGAAAGTTAGAGAACATCGACGTTTGTGCAAGCTGTCAATTGTTAGATCAGTCTATTTTGTCAGACGACGCAAAGgttaaaaggttttttctgAATCTGGGATTAACAAGAAGATATCCTGATAAGAAAATTAAAGAGCAGTACATGAACATATTGGGTCAAGCAATGTGTTTCATGGCAAGTAGGGAAACTATGAACACTGTTCCAACAATCAAAGATGACATCCATGGGAAAATAAGCACTCTCCTATTGTCACCTGAACagtcaaatattttgtttgacgaatctaaaaagaaaatcatCGTGGGACCATTGGGAAGTGGTAAATCTGTTCTTGCTTTAAATTATCTAAAACATCTTTACCAATGTTGTGAAGGAAACTGCATAATATATTATGTTATGTGGAGTGACAAAACGATACTGCTGAAAGCTGTCGAAGAATTCGTCTTAACATTTCAATGCAACAGAAATGTCACCGTGATAGTAATAAATGCAATTGAATTAGCAAAAGAGCTCAACCTCTCTAAACTTCCAACAGTATCTCAATTATTACTGAACCTGTTAAGGAAACATGGTGCCATGTCATTTCATTTTATAAGCGACGAGGTAGATGGTGAGATGTTTGACAATCAAGAAGCTTTATCGCTGAAGCAGATTTTGGAGAGGGAAGAAGCTTTACAGAATTCCATGATTGTGTTGTTTCTGCAATCTTTGGAAAAGCACAGGAGATTGGTTACATCTGgagaaacaaaaaatcatgaTAAATACAAATACGAAGAAACTGGTATGCGTGTGTTTTACCTCAATAAAGCAATGCGAACAACGAAGaaaatttttgactttttagTAGAATTTGAGAAAAACATTTCTGCTGTTGAATCAGTTATCAAACATCCTGTTCAAGACAGCGCTGGTAAAAAAACATCCCTCCAAAACTCTGCGGCGACAAGTTCTGTTGTCCACAAAAATTCAAAGAAACTTCTCCCTCAAAAAATTGGAGAAAAAGGTGaagaaggtaaaaaaatatttaaagagcCAGTGGACATCGACGAAATTGCAGCTGCCTCAAATTATCCAGATGTTTCTGAAGATATCAAAACCCTAACCAAAGTGAAATGCAACTCCGCCCAAGAAGTTGGACATAACATTGAAGGAACAAAACCAATACTGATACATCTTAATTATGAAAatgaaacagaagaaaaaagtatTGTCATGTTAGCTCTCTCGTTGGAATACTATCTAGATCGTGTTAATATTAAAcgattattttttcataacacTGTGGAACAATTGATCACGTTTCGAAAAGTTTTGGATTTGATCGGAAGggattattttgtttataacaaACAAACTGAATGGAACATTATCGATCACAACAATGAAGTTACCAATCTTCCGGAAAACGAAGGTTATGATTTAATTACTAATCTAGAAGGTAGTAGAGGAACAGAATTTTGTGAAACCGTATGTTGTATTGACATAAATGACACTATGTTGCGACACAAGACGTTAGAAGGAATGTCCAGAGTAACTGAACGCCTGATAATTGTTTGCGCGTGTAATATACAGTCTGCTGCTACAAATTCATCAACTGGACATATCATTAAAGATCTGTTACCAGAGTACCTGAATGAAATTTCTGTTGAATGTTGCAAGAATTCAAACGAAAATTACATTGAAACACAAGTTAATGACAGAAAATCGATAGGATATGTAAATACAAATTCGCGTAGATTCAAAAATCTCATGGAACGGATAAAGAAAATTGAATATAAAAAGAATGAATCAGATGAGGGCGATTTTGCGCAAATTATACGtaacaa CTTTCAATCTCCAACAATCAACGCGAGCTGCATTTTTACACACGATGATTCGTGTACAATTAGTTGGAATGATGAAGGATATGGTTACGTGATTGAAATGGAAAACGACAGATCACAATGGCAGAACGTAGAAGGTGTGACCACACATGGTAGATGTGTTATCAATAATTTAGTTGTTGGAAAGACATACAAGTTTCGTGTTGCAGCCAGTAATAACTTTGGTGAATCAGAAATTATATTATCCTATCCACATTTCGTTGCTGTTACTTTTCAAG atatcgTGGAAATTATTAGATCTAACGATATCGAACAACTGAAAAAATTACTATCCATTCATCCAAACATCGTTCACATGAGAGATGAAGATAAATACACACCATTGATGTGGACAGTACGTTACACCGACAATACATCAATGGTGGAAATACTCATCTCATATGGGAGTGATGTTTGGGCGGAAAATAGATGGAAACACAACAGTTATCATTTGGCTGCATATCATGATCGTCACACAATATTAGATATGTTATGTCGACATGATGTAACAAACATCAACCGTGTAGATGATTACAACTTCACACCATTACATTATGCTGCAGCGCTTGGTAACATCTcatgtgttgatgttttgttACGTTATGAAAATATTGATGTGACGATCGAAAATATATATGGAAGAACAGCTTATGATTATGCTGGAggatggatgaatgaacaaaaccGGGAAATAATAAgacgaaaaataaaagaatacgaA gatgaaaagaaaaaataa
- the LOC130629483 gene encoding uncharacterized protein LOC130629483 isoform X1 gives MRLIFSFWMYKNKEGDMVVKFHNEDLQRVQTINMKQEEDDTMIELQGTDYREERKDNRLVLTMYRGAIHYIAQLAIALLDIDGKQKLFVVDNVNIACAHKYTNKESNFSLHTHNSDKIAAHIESIISTPLNETNIQLFCCGEVQKKSRSEYLRCSRNYVNENCTSNNEFLKEAVQFPPPMVNEEISRLAFRLKSFLSEIGQVFVIFTHYNTMDNLRLLNLNTYCDRVPDYKHRLLLLHPSQNTFVNIRYTKTTSASTIEEEFQNGEVDIKHLFSINRKFISNSTSRFINVVAAPNFRKLENIDVCASCQLLDQSILSDDAKVKRFFLNLGLTRRYPDKKIKEQYMNILGQAMCFMASRETMNTVPTIKDDIHGKISTLLLSPEQSNILFDESKKKIIVGPLGSGKSVLALNYLKHLYQCCEGNCIIYYVMWSDKTILLKAVEEFVLTFQCNRNVTVIVINAIELAKELNLSKLPTVSQLLLNLLRKHGAMSFHFISDEVDGEMFDNQEALSLKQILEREEALQNSMIVLFLQSLEKHRRLVTSGETKNHDKYKYEETGMRVFYLNKAMRTTKKIFDFLVEFEKNISAVESVIKHPVQDSAGKKTSLQNSAATSSVVHKNSKKLLPQKIGEKGEEGKKIFKEPVDIDEIAAASNYPDVSEDIKTLTKVKCNSAQEVGHNIEGTKPILIHLNYENETEEKSIVMLALSLEYYLDRVNIKRLFFHNTVEQLITFRKVLDLIGRDYFVYNKQTEWNIIDHNNEVTNLPENEGYDLITNLEGSRGTEFCETVCCIDINDTMLRHKTLEGMSRVTERLIIVCACNIQSAATNSSTGHIIKDLLPEYLNEISVECCKNSNENYIETQVNDRKSIGYVNTNSRRFKNLMERIKKIEYKKNESDEGDFAQIIRNNFQSPTINASCIFTHDDSCTISWNDEGYGYVIEMENDRSQWQNVEGVTTHGRCVINNLVVGKTYKFRVAASNNFGESEIILSYPHFVAVTFQDIVEIIRSNDIEQLKKLLSIHPNIVHMRDEDKYTPLMWTVRYTDNTSMVEILISYGSDVWAENRWKHNSYHLAAYHDRHTILDMLCRHDVTNINRVDDYNFTPLHYAAALGNISCVDVLLRYENIDVTIENIYGRTAYDYAGGWMNEQNREIIRRKIKEYEDEKKK, from the exons ATGcgtttaatttttagtttttggatgtataaaaacaaagaaggAGATATGGTTGTTAAGTTTCATAATGAAGATCTTCAAAGGGTGCAAACGATTAATATGAAACAGGAAGAAGACGATACAATGATAGAATTGCAAGGAACAGATTACCGTGAAGAGAGAAAAGACAATAGACTGGTATTGACGATGTACAGAGGAGCTATACATTATATTGCACAGCTTGCCATAGCACTGCTTGATATTGACGGAAAGCAAAAATTATTTGTAGTCGACA ATGTCAACATCGCCTGTGCTCACAAGTATACCAACAAAGAAAGCAACTTTTCTCTCCATACACATAATAGTGACAAAATTGCAGCACATATCGAGTCAATTATCAGCACCCCTCTTAATGAAACTAACATTCAGCTCTTCTGCTGTGGAgaagtacaaaaaaaaagtagaaGCGAATACTTAAGATGTTCAAGAAATTATGTTAATGAAAACTGCACATCCAACAATGAGTTTCTGAAAGAAGCTGTTCAATTTCCACCACCGATGGTAAATGAAGAGATATCCAGACTTGCCTTTCGACTAAAGTCATTTCTTAGTGAAATTGGACAGGTGTTTGTGATTTTCACACATTACAATACCATGGACAATCTGagacttttaaatttaaatacttATTGTGATCGTGTTCCGGATTATAAACACAGACTTCTGCTGCTCCATCCATCTCAAAATACCTTTGTCAATATAAGATACACTAAAACTACCAGTGCGTCAACCATTGAGGAAGAATTTCAAAATGGTGAAGTAGATATTAAACATTTGTTTTCAATCAATCGAAAATTTATCTCGAATAGTACCTCCAGATTTATAAATGTGGTTGCAGCACCAAATTTCCGAAAGTTAGAGAACATCGACGTTTGTGCAAGCTGTCAATTGTTAGATCAGTCTATTTTGTCAGACGACGCAAAGgttaaaaggttttttctgAATCTGGGATTAACAAGAAGATATCCTGATAAGAAAATTAAAGAGCAGTACATGAACATATTGGGTCAAGCAATGTGTTTCATGGCAAGTAGGGAAACTATGAACACTGTTCCAACAATCAAAGATGACATCCATGGGAAAATAAGCACTCTCCTATTGTCACCTGAACagtcaaatattttgtttgacgaatctaaaaagaaaatcatCGTGGGACCATTGGGAAGTGGTAAATCTGTTCTTGCTTTAAATTATCTAAAACATCTTTACCAATGTTGTGAAGGAAACTGCATAATATATTATGTTATGTGGAGTGACAAAACGATACTGCTGAAAGCTGTCGAAGAATTCGTCTTAACATTTCAATGCAACAGAAATGTCACCGTGATAGTAATAAATGCAATTGAATTAGCAAAAGAGCTCAACCTCTCTAAACTTCCAACAGTATCTCAATTATTACTGAACCTGTTAAGGAAACATGGTGCCATGTCATTTCATTTTATAAGCGACGAGGTAGATGGTGAGATGTTTGACAATCAAGAAGCTTTATCGCTGAAGCAGATTTTGGAGAGGGAAGAAGCTTTACAGAATTCCATGATTGTGTTGTTTCTGCAATCTTTGGAAAAGCACAGGAGATTGGTTACATCTGgagaaacaaaaaatcatgaTAAATACAAATACGAAGAAACTGGTATGCGTGTGTTTTACCTCAATAAAGCAATGCGAACAACGAAGaaaatttttgactttttagTAGAATTTGAGAAAAACATTTCTGCTGTTGAATCAGTTATCAAACATCCTGTTCAAGACAGCGCTGGTAAAAAAACATCCCTCCAAAACTCTGCGGCGACAAGTTCTGTTGTCCACAAAAATTCAAAGAAACTTCTCCCTCAAAAAATTGGAGAAAAAGGTGaagaaggtaaaaaaatatttaaagagcCAGTGGACATCGACGAAATTGCAGCTGCCTCAAATTATCCAGATGTTTCTGAAGATATCAAAACCCTAACCAAAGTGAAATGCAACTCCGCCCAAGAAGTTGGACATAACATTGAAGGAACAAAACCAATACTGATACATCTTAATTATGAAAatgaaacagaagaaaaaagtatTGTCATGTTAGCTCTCTCGTTGGAATACTATCTAGATCGTGTTAATATTAAAcgattattttttcataacacTGTGGAACAATTGATCACGTTTCGAAAAGTTTTGGATTTGATCGGAAGggattattttgtttataacaaACAAACTGAATGGAACATTATCGATCACAACAATGAAGTTACCAATCTTCCGGAAAACGAAGGTTATGATTTAATTACTAATCTAGAAGGTAGTAGAGGAACAGAATTTTGTGAAACCGTATGTTGTATTGACATAAATGACACTATGTTGCGACACAAGACGTTAGAAGGAATGTCCAGAGTAACTGAACGCCTGATAATTGTTTGCGCGTGTAATATACAGTCTGCTGCTACAAATTCATCAACTGGACATATCATTAAAGATCTGTTACCAGAGTACCTGAATGAAATTTCTGTTGAATGTTGCAAGAATTCAAACGAAAATTACATTGAAACACAAGTTAATGACAGAAAATCGATAGGATATGTAAATACAAATTCGCGTAGATTCAAAAATCTCATGGAACGGATAAAGAAAATTGAATATAAAAAGAATGAATCAGATGAGGGCGATTTTGCGCAAATTATACGtaacaa CTTTCAATCTCCAACAATCAACGCGAGCTGCATTTTTACACACGATGATTCGTGTACAATTAGTTGGAATGATGAAGGATATGGTTACGTGATTGAAATGGAAAACGACAGATCACAATGGCAGAACGTAGAAGGTGTGACCACACATGGTAGATGTGTTATCAATAATTTAGTTGTTGGAAAGACATACAAGTTTCGTGTTGCAGCCAGTAATAACTTTGGTGAATCAGAAATTATATTATCCTATCCACATTTCGTTGCTGTTACTTTTCAAG atatcgTGGAAATTATTAGATCTAACGATATCGAACAACTGAAAAAATTACTATCCATTCATCCAAACATCGTTCACATGAGAGATGAAGATAAATACACACCATTGATGTGGACAGTACGTTACACCGACAATACATCAATGGTGGAAATACTCATCTCATATGGGAGTGATGTTTGGGCGGAAAATAGATGGAAACACAACAGTTATCATTTGGCTGCATATCATGATCGTCACACAATATTAGATATGTTATGTCGACATGATGTAACAAACATCAACCGTGTAGATGATTACAACTTCACACCATTACATTATGCTGCAGCGCTTGGTAACATCTcatgtgttgatgttttgttACGTTATGAAAATATTGATGTGACGATCGAAAATATATATGGAAGAACAGCTTATGATTATGCTGGAggatggatgaatgaacaaaaccGGGAAATAATAAgacgaaaaataaaagaatacgaA gatgaaaagaaaaaataa